Genomic DNA from Carnobacterium gallinarum DSM 4847:
TGTGACCGATTCCTCAGCAGAGTTAGGTCAAGATGAGATTGAACAGTTAGGGATTTATGTGTTGCCTTTAACAGTTATGATTGATGATGAATCCTATGTAGATGGTGAAACACTAAAAAAAGAAGATTTTATGGAGAAAATGAATAAGTCTAAAGCTTTGCCTAAAACTAGCCAGCCTCCAATTGGTCGTTTTGTTGAGTTATACGATGAATTAGGTGCAGATGGTAGTGAAGTCATTTCAATTCATATGACTGAAAAATTAAGTGGTACAGTAAATGCTGCCCGTCAAGCTGCTGAGCTATCTCAGGCCAATGTAACAGTTATTGATAGTGATTTTACTGACCGTGGTCAATCTTTCCAAGTGCTTGAAGCTGCAAAATTAGCCCAAGATGGTGGAGACAAAGAAACTATTTTAAAACGAATTGCGCATGTTAAAGAACATACAAAACTATATATATGTGTGGTTACTTTGGAAAACTTAGTAAAAGGTGGACGAGTTGGGAAACTTGCTGGTGCTTTGTCCTCGTTACTAAATGTTAAAGTCATGATGGAACTAGTCAATGGTCAATTAGAAGTATGCGTTCGTGGACGTGGTATGAAACCAATTAACAAATGGATTGGGGAATTACAAGAGAAATTAAAAACAACGCCTAATTTAAATGCGGTTTCTTTTTCCTATGCGGATGATGTTGTTTATTTAGAGAATCTGAAAAATGAGTTCCAAGCAATTTTGCCAGATGTACCTATGCGTGTAAAACTAACGAGTCCAATCATTTCAACTCATGCTGGAAAAGGTGCATTTGCAATTATGTACTATACAGATTAAAAATGAGTAAACATAAAAGAGGCTGAGGACTTTTTGTCTCAGCCTTATTTTAAACATTTGGTTATTTAAAAGATACTTAACTTTGATTTAAGGAGGATTGTTTATGAAGCGAGTACGTTCCATAATAGGGATTGTTCTTTTTCTTGGTGTTGTTTCTTTTCTTGTTTTTCAAGTGATGAATGTAACGACAAAACGTCCAGAAAACTCAACAGTAGCAGATACTCAAACTAAAAATAGTTCAGCAACGCAAGAAAATCCTTTGAAATTAGTTGCCATTGGAGATTCCCTAACAGAAGGTGTAGGGGATAGTACTTCTAGAGGTGGTTATGTCCCACTTGTTGCAGGTTTGTTAGAGGATGATGGGAAAAATAAACGAGTGATATCAACAAGTAATTACGGTATTGCAGGAAATCGTAGTGATCAGATTTTGAAGCGAATTAAGAAAGATACTAAACTACAAATGGATGTAAAAAAAGCTGACGTTATCGTTTTAACGGTTGGTGGAAATGATTTGATGAAAGTTGTGCAATCAGAACTTTTAAATGTAAAAGAAGAGAGCTTTGTTGAGCCAGAGAAAGCATATCAGGAACGTGTAAAAGCTATTTTTTCTGAATTAAGAGGAATGAATTCAGAAGCGCCACTATTTATTTATGGTATTTATAATCCTTTTTATCTTTATTTCTCTGATATTACAGAGATGCAAGACGTTGTAACTTCATGGAATAAAGCAACCGAAGCAGTTGTAAAAAAAGAAAAGAAAGCGTATTTCATTCCAATCAATGATTTATTATATAAAGGTGAAAATCAAGCAGTGGTTTCTGGTTTAAAGGGAAACGCTGCTGAATCAAGCTCTTCTAATGCTAAAAAAGCAACTACAGCAGATGATTTTTCGACCGCAATGGATAATAGTAAAATTGTAAATAATCTTCTTTTTGAAGAAGATCGTTTTCATCCCAATGATATTGGTTATGGGTTGATGGCCCAAGCTTTATATGAGAAAATGTTAGAGAATTCAAACTCATGGGAAAAGAGTGAGTGAATGATACTGAAGGAGAATATGTATGGCAGAAGAAAAAAAGAAATTTCTGAGTTCTTTAAAACCAAAAGGACCAGTCAATCCATGGAAATGGATTTGTTTAGGATTAATCGCTTTGTTGCTAGGTGTTGGAATTTGGGGATATAGTAAAGTAATCACTCCAGTAAATACTATTCAAGATACAAAAACACAACAGGTAAAACAAACTGTTTCATTTGAAGTAGCGTCTAAAAAAGCTGAAATTAATCAATTAGTTGCTCATTCTCTCAATGAATTTATTGAGGCAGGGGATATTGAGTATCAATTTATTTTAAATGACGAAGCAGAACTAATCGGTACGTTCCAAGTATTTGGTCATGATGTTCAATTTTATCTTTATTTAGCCCCCTACGTAACGGAGAATGGCAATGTTCAATTGAAAGCAACTAGTTTGTCTATTGGGCAATTAGATTTACCGATTACCTATGTAATGAACTTCATTGCAAAACAATATAAATTGCCTGATTGGGTTCAAGTTGATAGCAAAAAACAATTAATTTTATTAAATTTAAATGAATACAAATTAAGTAATGGAATGATTATTACTGCGAAGAAAATTGATTTAAAAACAGATGATATTCGTTTTAATATCTCACTTCCTTTAAAGGAAATTAAAAAGACGACAAAATAGAAATGGAGGGATGGATAATATGACTGAAAAAGCAATATTTGCTGGTGGCTGTTTTTGGTGTATGGTAGCTCCCTTTGATCAATTGCCTGGAATTGAAGGTGTTCTTTCTGGATATACAGGGGGACATACTGAAAATCCAACTTATGAAGAAGTTATGAATCATACAACAGGTCATACGGAAGCTATTGAAATTTTGTTTAATCCAGATGTGATATCGTATGAGAAATTAGTTGAGATTTATTGGCAGCAAACAGATCCGACAGATGCAATGGGACAATTTCAAGATCGTGGGGATAATTATCGACCGGTTATTTTTGTAGCCAATGCCCAGCAACGTCAACTGGCTGAAAAATCAAAAAAAGTATTAGAAGCTAGTGGGAAATACAAAAATCCTATCGTAACAACGATTGAAGAGATGTGTCCTTTTTATCCAGCCGAAGCGTATCATCAAGAATTTTATCAAAAAAATCCTGAACGATATGCACAAGAAAAGTTAGAACGTCAAGCTTATGTCATAGAAAAGGAAAGTGGGGGCACTGAATGAGACAATCTTTTTATCAGTTTTTAATGACTGAGCGCAATCCACATAAACGTGAGGGAATCAGTCAATTTGCCAATGATGCATTTCTTGACACAGGTTTTCCAAAACAGTCAGAAAATTACCATGATATTAGCCACTATTTAGAAATGAATGGTGACTATCTATCCTCTATGCGAATCTTTGATGAGGCATGGGAACGTTATATTGAAAAAATGACTTAATTAAGACTATTAGGAGGAAAAAATAATGAGTATTCATATTGAAGCACAAGTAGGACAGATTGCAGAGACGGTTTTGTTACCAGGAGATCCTTTGAGAGCAAAATACATTGCTGAAACATTTTTAACAGATGTACAACAATACAACCGAGTGCGTAATATGCTTGGTTATACAGGATTGTACAAAGGAGAGCGTATCTCTGTTCAAGGAACAGGTATGGGATTACCGTCAATGATGATTTATGCAGAGGAGTTAATTACTCAATATGATGTAAAAAATTTAATTCGTGTTGGAACGGCTGGTGGGATGCAAAAAGATGTGAAAGTTCGCGATGTTGTGTTAGCACAAGGAGCAACAACGGATTCTAGCATTAATCAAAATACTTTTGGTGGTCAAGTGGATTTTGCTCCAATCGCAAATTTTGATTTATTAAAAACGGCTTATGAAGTTGGAACAAAAAGTGGTCTGTCATTAAAAGTTGGAAATGTCCTATCATCTGATCGGTTCTATAATACCGAGATGGACAAAGTAAAATTAGCTGAATACGGAATTTTAGCAGTTGAAATGGAAGCCGCTGGTTTATATAGCGTAGCAGCTAAGCACAATCGTAAAGCGTTAGCTATTTTAACCATTAGTGATCATATTTTCACTGGTGAAGAAACGACTTCCGATGAAAGAGAACGTACTTTTGACGACATGATGATTGTTGCATTAGAAACAGCTTTAACACAAAAATAATTTTGGAGGCGTCCTATGAATAACGAACCAAATGAATCTAAGGAACAAAAAGACACCGTTCAAGCTCCTAAGAAAAAAACGACGGTTAGTTTAACTGGATATATCTTATCATTAGTAGTTGTAGCAGTTGTAGCAATAGGCGGCACGTATCTAACTACCAAACAGTTAACTGCAAATCAAAATGGATTAATTGCTAGTAAAACAATTGATAAAACAACGAATAAAGAAACAACAAAAGAGTTTAAAAAACTAGAAGAAATCTATCAACAATTAACTACACGCTTCTTTGAAAAAACCAATAGTAATAAGCTGATTGAAGGAGCTATTACAGGAATGGTTAATTCATTAGATGATCCTTATTCCCAGTATTTAAATGTGAAAGAAGCGACAGCATTAGATGAAAATATTTCCTCTTCTTTTGAGGGAATTGGTACCGAGGTCATGAGCCAAAATGATGCGATTACTATTTCTTCTCCAATTGCTGGATCACCTGCTGAAAAAGCTGGTTTAAAAACGAATGACATCATCTTGAAAGCAGATGATAAAGAGTTAACAGGTGTTAGCTTAGCGAAAGCTGTTACGTATATTCGTGGTGAAAAAGGTACGAAGGTAGTCTTGTCGATTAAACGTGGCGATAAAGTATTTGATGTTACTGTAGTGAGAGATACAATTCCCGTTGAGACAGTTAAAAGTCGATTAGACGAAACCGATCCAACTATTGGTTATATTAAAATTACCAACTTCTCCCAACCGACTTATAATGAAGTCAAAGCTGCGGTTGAGACACTTAGAAAAGATGGTGCTAAGTCTTTTATCCTTGATGTTCGTCAAAATCCAGGTGGCTTGCTAGATCAAGCTTTGAAAATTTCCAATATGTTTGTGACAGATGGAAAAAATCTGATGCAAACTAAAGAAAAAGATCAAGAAGCTCAAGTGATCAAAGCAGATACCTCTTTGGGTGATTTTAAAGTAACTGAACCTGTGACATTATTGGTGGATGAAGGAAGCGCTAGTGCTTCTGAAATCTTAGCTGGTGCGATGCAAGAGTCAGGAAATAGAACAGTAATTGGAACAAAAACATTTGGTAAAGGAACGGTTCAAACGGTTGCTAAATTATCTGATAAGAGTGAGTTAAAATTAACTATTGCTAAATGGTTGACGCCAGATGGACAATGGATTCATAAAAAAGGAATTGAGCCTACAATTAAGGTAGATTTACCAGAATATACTCATTTGTTAAGAATTGATGATACGAAGACGTATAAGCAAGGTGATTTATCAGATGAAGTGAAGAATTTACAAGGTATTTTAAAAGCATTAGAATACCCGCTAGATAATACAGATGGCTACTTTGATGCTTCGACTACAGAAGCAGTACGCGCCTTCCAAACAGCTCATGAGTTACCAGTTGATGGAGTTGTAACTGGGAAAACAGCAACAGATTTAGTTAGTGATTTATTAGAGCTAATTAAGAAAAATGATACCCAATATCAAAAAGCTGTTAGTTATTTACAAGAAAATAAAGCTGGATAAATTTAACTGAAAATCACTAAGAAGGGGAGTATCCTTTTTTAGTGATTTTTTGATTTAATCGTTCTTTTTTCATTGAATGAATAAAATTTTATTATTTTCAGCAAAATAATAGTCATTTCTAAGATTATCTTGTATGATAGAGTAAGAGAATAGATTAATAGTTTGGGGCGAAGTACATGAAGAATAAAGCTTGGCGAGACCATCTATGGGATTGGTTTAAAGCCTTAATTTTAGCCGGCTGTGTAGTTGTTCTATTGCGATACTTTCTATTGCTTCCAATAATGGTTCAAGGATCTTCAATGATTCCAACGCTTCACCAAGGAGACCAAATGATTGTTGAATCTATTTCAAAAATCAAACGTTTTGATGTGATTGTTTTTCAAGATGCATCTGAACGAACGTTGGTAAAACGTGTTATTGGCTTACCAGGAGAAGAAATTCGGTATGATCATGATCAGCTCTATGTCAATAATAAAGAAGTGAGTGAGCCTTTTTTAAAGAATAATTTGGTTGAAGCGGCAGGGGAAACATGGACGTCAAATTTTGATCTTAAACAGTTAACGGGAGTCAATAAAATTCCTAAAGATAGTTATTTTGTCTTGGGTGACAATCGTCGTTCAAGTAATGATAGTCGCGTTTTTGGATTTATTACGAAGGATGAGATTATTGGCAAAACGAACTTTGTTTATTATCCATTTAAGCGAATGACGGCGATTAATTAAGTGGGTTAAAAATAACAAACATGTAGATGTGTGTTGGAAAGTAGGAAAGTAAATGGCAAAAACAACTTATTCAGATGAAAGTTTTGATGAAATTGAACGGTTTGAACCAAGAAGTAAGAAACATAAATCGAAACGGAATAAAAAAAGAAATCGGCGTAGTGAAATTTTAAGTACATTTATTTATATTTTAGTTGCTTTAGGGATTGTCTTACTGGTTCATCAATTTTTATTTGCACCGGTAAGTGTTGATGGTGAATCAATGATGCCAACTTTGAGAAACAGAGATCGAATTATTTTAAATAAAATTGAAAAAATTGATCGTTTTGATATTGTGGTGTTCCCAGGTCCAGATGATCCAAGTCGATTGTATATTAAGCGCATCATTGGAATGCCAGGTGATGAGATTTTAATGCAAGAAGATACGCTATACATTAATGGGAAAGCAGTTAATGAACCATATTTAGATGTTTATAAATCTAAACTTGAAAAAGATCAATTGCTAACTGGAGATTTTACGCTAATGGGAAAAACAGGTGTTTCTAAAGTTCCAGAAGGTGAATATTTTGTAATGGGAGATAACCGCTCGAATTCTAAAGATAGTCGCATTTTTGGATTTGTCCATGCTGATAAAATTGATGGTACGGCAGAACTTAGAATTTGGCCCCTGAATGATTTTGGTTTTATTAAGGATCGTAAAAACTAACTAAATAATGTATTAAATAGGGTGGGGATGAGCTAATTCCTCACCTATTTTTTATGAGTGATGGGGAGAGAAAACGTGAGGGATCGATGATTTTAGTTTAAAACTAAGTCTAAAAGGGAAGTTTTTTTAAGGGATTAGTGATAAGGGTTGTTGATCTAAAAAGTAAAAAAGCTGAATGCCATAAGAGGATTTTTTTTAAGCAAGAGATGTGTTACAATGTTAAATGGAAGAAAATAGAAAAAAACATTGATTATTCGGTAAATAAGGAATTTAGCGACTACTTAAAAAACACAAAATATATGTTTTTGACTATCAACAGGATAGATTAGGCAGAGATGAAAATAACAAGCTGAAGGTAGAAATATCTTAGAAAATAATGGATTTAAAGAGAGGAAGAACGAAATATGACAATTCAATGGTTCCCCGGGCATATGGCCAAAGCGAGACGTGAGGTTTCAGAAAAACTAAAGTTAGTTGATATTGTCTTTGAATTAGTAGATGCACGGATTCCTTTATCAAGTCGTAATCCAATTTTAGATGAATTAATTGGGCAAAAACCCCGAATTATTATTTTAAATAAAAGTGATTTAGCAGATGAGCGTCAAACAAAAGCATGGATGGAGTATTTTAAAGAACAAGGTATTTCAGCAGTTCCAATCGTGGCTCAAGAGGGCAAAGGCATGCAAAAAGTTATGTCTGAAGCAAAATTATTGTTAAAAGAAAAATTCGATCGTATGAAAAGTAAAGGGATTAACCCACGAGCAATTCGTGCAATGAGTATTGGTATCCCAAACGTTGGAAAATCAACATTAATTAATCGTTTTATTAAGAAAAATATTGCAAAAACTGGAAATAAGCCTGGTGTTACTAAAGGGCAACAATGGCTTAAATTAGGAAAAGAATTAGAATTATTAGATACTCCTGGGATTTTATGGCCTAAATTTGAGGATCCTCAAATTGGAAAAAAACTAGCTTTAACTGGGGCTATTAAAGATGCATTATTGCAAATGGATGATATTGCTTTATTTGGCTTAGATGTAATGCGCAGCTATTATCCAAAGCAATTGGCCAAACGTTACGGTCTAAATGAACAGGAATTAATGCTAGAGTTACCAGAATTATTAATTCTAATTAGCGAAAAACGCGGTTTCCGTGATGATTATTCACGAGCTAGTGAAATGATCGTTTTTGAAATTAGAAGTGGTCGTTTAGGACGTTATACATTAGATCAAGCACCTGTTCACTTAAGTGTAGAAGGAACGAAAGAAGCATGACAGAAAAATTAACGATTAAGGCTATCAAAGAGTTATTAATAGATATTACAGAAGAAACTGACGAACGAATGATTAAGTTGCAAAAAGACTCACGAAAAGGTGTTGTATCAGCGATTCAAAGCTGGAAAAGACAACAAGAAAAAGCTTTAAAGTTAGAGGCTGACTATCAACGAATGTTGGAGTTTGAACACAATATTTGGGAGAATGATTTGGCTTATATTGCTGGAATTGATGAAGTTGGTCGTGGACCATTAGCAGGTCCTGTAGTTGCAGCTGCTGTTATTTTACCACAAGATTTTCATATTTTAGAAATCAATGATTCTAAGCAACTTTCTGAGAGTAAACGTGATGAATTATATGAAAAAATTAAAGCAGAAGCTTTGGCCATTGGGATTGGAATTAAAGATGAGAGAATTATCGATAAAGTGAATATTTATGAAGCCACAAAATTAGCTATGATTGAAGCGGTAGACAATCTAACAATCGATCCACAATATTTATTAATTGATGCAATGGTTCTTGATTTACCAATCCCTCAAAGCAAATTAATTAAAGGGGATGCTCGTAGTTTATCAATTGCAGCAGCGAGTATTATTGCTAAAGTTACTCGGGATCGGATGATGAAAGAGTATGCTATGGAATATCCAGGCTATGGTTTTGAAAAAAATGCAGGATATGGAACAAAAACCCACTTAGCAGGCTTAGCTGAACATGGAGTGACGCCGATTCATCGTAAAACTTTTGCACCTGTTAAAAACATGCTTTAGGTTAAATAGAATATGCAAGAGATTGAGATTAAAACTAAGAAATAGTTTTAATCTCAATCTCTTTTTTATTTTAAGTAGTAATAGAAAAACATACTTTTTTTCGAGATTGATAGTTATTGCGATAATTTTTTTATTTTTAAAATTTTTCAGACTTTTTTACGAATAATATAGATAAGAACAAAATTTGAAAAGAGGTTGAAATATGCAAAAATTAGAGAGTAAGATTATGGCATTTTTAAAAGAAGAATTGGTTCGCTATGCATTGTGTAAAGGAATTGGAGCAAAGCTGAGTATTGAGCTGATTACACATTTAATAGAAAATCCTAGTCTACCTATTGGTGATTTAGTGAGTAGAATAAATTTAAGTTTAGATAAGCAAGCCTTTTTTTTAAAACAATATCATGCACTCGATTTTAAAGAAATTCAACAAAAGTATGAAGAATTAGAAATTGGTTGGATAACAATTTTAGACGACCACTACCCAGAATACTTAAAACATAGTTACAATCCACCAGCAGTTTTATTTTATCAAGGGAATATTAACCTACTGAATAGAAAAATATTAGCCATTGTTGGCTCAAGAAAAAGTACGAATTATGGTAAGTCTGTCTTGCAAAAACTGTTACCTGAACTGATTGCTGAAGACTTTGTTACTGTTAGCGGATTAGCATTAGGAATCGATCAAGAAGTTCATCAACAAACAATAAAATTAGGTGGAAATACAATTGGAGTGATTGGCACAGGATTGGATTTGTGTTATCCTAAGAACAATCAGGCTTTACAGCAGAGGATGCGTCGTGAACAATTAGTTTTATCTGAATATCCGTTGGGAGCAAAACCATTAAAACAACATTTTCCGATGCGAAATCGGATTATTGCAGGGGTATCGGTAGGAACTGTAGTCATTGAAGCCGCTTTTCGGAGTGGAAGTTTAATTACTGCTAACTTAGCGTTGCAAGAAGGGCGAGAGGTTTTTGCAATTCCCGGAAATGTTACTAATTTATCCTCAGGTGGAACAAATGATTTAATTGTGCATGGTGCAAAGTGTGTCACAAATGCTGGTCACATTTTAGAAGAGTTTTACTAAAAAATACAATAGATATAGGCTCAAAAAATGGTCGAAATCTTTGAACTTTTTCGTTTATCTTCTATTATATATGAACAAGCTTTAGCTACCACAGTTGACAAAGTACCTATAAATGGAATAAGATGATTAACGATTTCAATTAAAAAAGATGAATGTAAAAAAGCTCAGATGAAAGGAGCATTTATTTGGCCTATAAATATTTAGTGATAGTAGAATCACCAGCTAAAGCAAAAACAATTGAAAAGTATTTAGGCAAAAATTACAAAGTTGTTGCTAGTTTAGGACATATTCGTGATCTCCCTAAAAGTAAGATGGGGGTTGATGTGGAAAGTAATTATGAACCACATTATATTTCAATTCGAGGAAAAGGCGACATTATTAAAGACTTAAAAAAACATGCAAAAAAAGCTGAAAAAGTTTTTCTAGCAGCCGATCCAGATAGGGAGGGGGAAGCCATTGCGTGGCATCTCTCTTTCTTGCTCGGTTTGGATATCGAGGATAAAAATCGTGTTGTCTTTAACGAAATAACTAAAGAAGCAGTTAAAGGTGCCTTTAAAGAACCCCGCTCAATCAATATGGACCTAGTTGACTCACAACAAGCACGTCGTATTTTAGATCGTCTTGTTGGGTATACGATTAGCCCAATATTATGGAAAAAAGTAAAAAAAGGATTAAGTGCTGGGCGCGTTCAGTCAGTTGCCTTAAAATTAATCATTGACCGTGAAAATGAAATTACTGCTTTTAAACCAGAAGAATACTGGAGTATTGGCGGAAACTTTAAAAAAGCTGCTAAGAAATTTAAAGCGAATTTTTATGGAATTGATGGCAAAAAAATGGACTTAAAAAATACTGAGGATGTCCAAAAAGTCATTAAAAAAATTAAATCTAAAGATTTTGAAGTAACAAAAGTAACGAAAAAAGAACGGAAA
This window encodes:
- a CDS encoding DegV family protein, producing the protein MKKIKIVTDSSAELGQDEIEQLGIYVLPLTVMIDDESYVDGETLKKEDFMEKMNKSKALPKTSQPPIGRFVELYDELGADGSEVISIHMTEKLSGTVNAARQAAELSQANVTVIDSDFTDRGQSFQVLEAAKLAQDGGDKETILKRIAHVKEHTKLYICVVTLENLVKGGRVGKLAGALSSLLNVKVMMELVNGQLEVCVRGRGMKPINKWIGELQEKLKTTPNLNAVSFSYADDVVYLENLKNEFQAILPDVPMRVKLTSPIISTHAGKGAFAIMYYTD
- a CDS encoding SGNH/GDSL hydrolase family protein, with the translated sequence MKRVRSIIGIVLFLGVVSFLVFQVMNVTTKRPENSTVADTQTKNSSATQENPLKLVAIGDSLTEGVGDSTSRGGYVPLVAGLLEDDGKNKRVISTSNYGIAGNRSDQILKRIKKDTKLQMDVKKADVIVLTVGGNDLMKVVQSELLNVKEESFVEPEKAYQERVKAIFSELRGMNSEAPLFIYGIYNPFYLYFSDITEMQDVVTSWNKATEAVVKKEKKAYFIPINDLLYKGENQAVVSGLKGNAAESSSSNAKKATTADDFSTAMDNSKIVNNLLFEEDRFHPNDIGYGLMAQALYEKMLENSNSWEKSE
- a CDS encoding YpmS family protein translates to MAEEKKKFLSSLKPKGPVNPWKWICLGLIALLLGVGIWGYSKVITPVNTIQDTKTQQVKQTVSFEVASKKAEINQLVAHSLNEFIEAGDIEYQFILNDEAELIGTFQVFGHDVQFYLYLAPYVTENGNVQLKATSLSIGQLDLPITYVMNFIAKQYKLPDWVQVDSKKQLILLNLNEYKLSNGMIITAKKIDLKTDDIRFNISLPLKEIKKTTK
- the msrA gene encoding peptide-methionine (S)-S-oxide reductase MsrA is translated as MTEKAIFAGGCFWCMVAPFDQLPGIEGVLSGYTGGHTENPTYEEVMNHTTGHTEAIEILFNPDVISYEKLVEIYWQQTDPTDAMGQFQDRGDNYRPVIFVANAQQRQLAEKSKKVLEASGKYKNPIVTTIEEMCPFYPAEAYHQEFYQKNPERYAQEKLERQAYVIEKESGGTE
- a CDS encoding YozE family protein, with protein sequence MRQSFYQFLMTERNPHKREGISQFANDAFLDTGFPKQSENYHDISHYLEMNGDYLSSMRIFDEAWERYIEKMT
- the deoD gene encoding purine-nucleoside phosphorylase, giving the protein MSIHIEAQVGQIAETVLLPGDPLRAKYIAETFLTDVQQYNRVRNMLGYTGLYKGERISVQGTGMGLPSMMIYAEELITQYDVKNLIRVGTAGGMQKDVKVRDVVLAQGATTDSSINQNTFGGQVDFAPIANFDLLKTAYEVGTKSGLSLKVGNVLSSDRFYNTEMDKVKLAEYGILAVEMEAAGLYSVAAKHNRKALAILTISDHIFTGEETTSDERERTFDDMMIVALETALTQK
- a CDS encoding S41 family peptidase gives rise to the protein MNNEPNESKEQKDTVQAPKKKTTVSLTGYILSLVVVAVVAIGGTYLTTKQLTANQNGLIASKTIDKTTNKETTKEFKKLEEIYQQLTTRFFEKTNSNKLIEGAITGMVNSLDDPYSQYLNVKEATALDENISSSFEGIGTEVMSQNDAITISSPIAGSPAEKAGLKTNDIILKADDKELTGVSLAKAVTYIRGEKGTKVVLSIKRGDKVFDVTVVRDTIPVETVKSRLDETDPTIGYIKITNFSQPTYNEVKAAVETLRKDGAKSFILDVRQNPGGLLDQALKISNMFVTDGKNLMQTKEKDQEAQVIKADTSLGDFKVTEPVTLLVDEGSASASEILAGAMQESGNRTVIGTKTFGKGTVQTVAKLSDKSELKLTIAKWLTPDGQWIHKKGIEPTIKVDLPEYTHLLRIDDTKTYKQGDLSDEVKNLQGILKALEYPLDNTDGYFDASTTEAVRAFQTAHELPVDGVVTGKTATDLVSDLLELIKKNDTQYQKAVSYLQENKAG
- the lepB gene encoding signal peptidase I — encoded protein: MKNKAWRDHLWDWFKALILAGCVVVLLRYFLLLPIMVQGSSMIPTLHQGDQMIVESISKIKRFDVIVFQDASERTLVKRVIGLPGEEIRYDHDQLYVNNKEVSEPFLKNNLVEAAGETWTSNFDLKQLTGVNKIPKDSYFVLGDNRRSSNDSRVFGFITKDEIIGKTNFVYYPFKRMTAIN
- the lepB gene encoding signal peptidase I; translated protein: MAKTTYSDESFDEIERFEPRSKKHKSKRNKKRNRRSEILSTFIYILVALGIVLLVHQFLFAPVSVDGESMMPTLRNRDRIILNKIEKIDRFDIVVFPGPDDPSRLYIKRIIGMPGDEILMQEDTLYINGKAVNEPYLDVYKSKLEKDQLLTGDFTLMGKTGVSKVPEGEYFVMGDNRSNSKDSRIFGFVHADKIDGTAELRIWPLNDFGFIKDRKN
- the ylqF gene encoding ribosome biogenesis GTPase YlqF, which translates into the protein MTIQWFPGHMAKARREVSEKLKLVDIVFELVDARIPLSSRNPILDELIGQKPRIIILNKSDLADERQTKAWMEYFKEQGISAVPIVAQEGKGMQKVMSEAKLLLKEKFDRMKSKGINPRAIRAMSIGIPNVGKSTLINRFIKKNIAKTGNKPGVTKGQQWLKLGKELELLDTPGILWPKFEDPQIGKKLALTGAIKDALLQMDDIALFGLDVMRSYYPKQLAKRYGLNEQELMLELPELLILISEKRGFRDDYSRASEMIVFEIRSGRLGRYTLDQAPVHLSVEGTKEA
- a CDS encoding ribonuclease HII gives rise to the protein MTEKLTIKAIKELLIDITEETDERMIKLQKDSRKGVVSAIQSWKRQQEKALKLEADYQRMLEFEHNIWENDLAYIAGIDEVGRGPLAGPVVAAAVILPQDFHILEINDSKQLSESKRDELYEKIKAEALAIGIGIKDERIIDKVNIYEATKLAMIEAVDNLTIDPQYLLIDAMVLDLPIPQSKLIKGDARSLSIAAASIIAKVTRDRMMKEYAMEYPGYGFEKNAGYGTKTHLAGLAEHGVTPIHRKTFAPVKNML
- the dprA gene encoding DNA-processing protein DprA; the encoded protein is MQKLESKIMAFLKEELVRYALCKGIGAKLSIELITHLIENPSLPIGDLVSRINLSLDKQAFFLKQYHALDFKEIQQKYEELEIGWITILDDHYPEYLKHSYNPPAVLFYQGNINLLNRKILAIVGSRKSTNYGKSVLQKLLPELIAEDFVTVSGLALGIDQEVHQQTIKLGGNTIGVIGTGLDLCYPKNNQALQQRMRREQLVLSEYPLGAKPLKQHFPMRNRIIAGVSVGTVVIEAAFRSGSLITANLALQEGREVFAIPGNVTNLSSGGTNDLIVHGAKCVTNAGHILEEFY